A window of the Roseburia sp. 831b genome harbors these coding sequences:
- a CDS encoding elongation factor G, which produces MNVYTTDKIRNVVLLGHGGCGKTSLVEAMAYLSGMTTRMGKISDGNTISDYDKEEIKRQFSITTSMVPIIWGEHKINILDTPGYFDFVGEVEEAVSVADAAIIVVSGKAGIQVGTKKAWEICEKYKLPRMVFVTDMDIDEASYRQVVADLQELYGKKIAPFHLPVRENGQFVGYVNVLQQRAKRWKEDGTVEKFEVPEYSKENLNLCRDALMEAVAETSEELMERYFNGEEFSEDEIRQALRVNVSDGSIVPVLMGSNILARGVYTLLVDIVKYLPSPEKRSCTGINAKTNEVFAADYDFAKAKSAYVFKTIVDPFIGKYSLIKVNSGVLKSDDVLYNYHKDVEEKIGKLYVMRGNKAEEVKELHAGDLGALAKLGSVMTTDSLSTKNNPIVYIRTSISTPYTYMRYKAVKKGDEDKISQALQKMMQEDLTLKHVNDSENGQTLLYGMGDQHLEIVVSKLLEKYKVEVELKRPKIAFRETIRKKADVESKYKKQSGGHGQYGHVKMTFEPSGNLEEAYEFDQVVVGGAVPKNFFPAVEKGIQESVLSGPLAAYPVVGVKAVLYDGSYHPVDSSELAFKMATRQAFKKGFLEASPVLLEPIANLKVTVPDSYTGDIMGDLNKRRGRVLGMNPDNNGYQVIEADIPMMELFGYNTNLRSMTGGSGVYSYEFVRYEQAPEDVAKKEIEARASKLTTEEDS; this is translated from the coding sequence ATGAATGTTTACACAACAGATAAGATTCGAAATGTAGTTTTATTAGGTCACGGTGGATGCGGTAAGACGAGTCTTGTGGAAGCAATGGCTTACCTGTCCGGCATGACAACGAGAATGGGAAAGATTTCCGATGGAAATACAATCAGTGATTATGACAAGGAAGAAATCAAACGTCAGTTCTCCATCACCACATCGATGGTGCCGATTATCTGGGGAGAACATAAAATCAACATCTTAGATACACCGGGATATTTTGATTTTGTAGGAGAAGTTGAGGAAGCAGTAAGTGTTGCGGACGCTGCAATCATTGTGGTATCCGGCAAGGCAGGAATCCAGGTTGGAACGAAAAAAGCATGGGAAATCTGTGAAAAATACAAACTGCCTCGTATGGTATTTGTGACAGATATGGATATTGATGAGGCAAGTTACCGTCAGGTGGTTGCGGATTTACAGGAACTATACGGAAAGAAAATTGCACCATTCCATCTGCCAGTCAGAGAGAATGGACAGTTTGTCGGATATGTCAATGTACTTCAGCAGAGAGCCAAACGATGGAAGGAAGATGGAACGGTAGAGAAATTTGAGGTGCCGGAATACTCCAAAGAGAATCTGAATCTGTGCCGTGATGCGTTGATGGAGGCGGTTGCTGAGACAAGTGAAGAACTGATGGAGCGTTATTTTAACGGAGAAGAGTTCTCAGAAGATGAAATCCGTCAGGCACTTCGTGTCAATGTATCAGACGGAAGCATCGTTCCGGTTCTGATGGGTTCAAACATACTCGCACGCGGTGTCTATACTTTGCTTGTGGACATTGTGAAATATTTACCAAGCCCGGAGAAGAGAAGCTGCACCGGAATCAATGCAAAGACCAATGAGGTGTTCGCTGCTGACTATGACTTTGCAAAAGCAAAATCAGCTTATGTATTTAAAACCATCGTAGATCCTTTTATCGGAAAATATTCTTTGATTAAGGTAAATTCCGGGGTGTTAAAATCAGACGATGTTCTTTACAACTACCATAAGGATGTTGAAGAAAAAATTGGAAAATTATATGTGATGCGTGGAAATAAAGCAGAGGAAGTAAAAGAACTTCATGCCGGAGATTTAGGAGCACTTGCAAAATTAGGCTCCGTCATGACAACCGACTCTTTGTCGACAAAAAATAATCCGATTGTGTATATTCGGACTTCCATCTCCACACCATATACTTACATGAGATATAAAGCAGTGAAAAAAGGCGATGAAGATAAGATTTCCCAGGCATTGCAGAAAATGATGCAGGAAGATCTGACCTTAAAACATGTCAACGACAGTGAAAACGGTCAGACACTCTTATATGGAATGGGAGATCAGCATCTTGAGATTGTGGTAAGCAAACTCTTAGAAAAATATAAAGTGGAAGTGGAGTTAAAACGTCCAAAGATTGCATTCCGCGAGACCATAAGAAAAAAAGCGGATGTGGAATCCAAATACAAGAAACAGTCCGGTGGTCATGGTCAGTATGGTCATGTAAAAATGACATTTGAACCATCCGGCAACTTAGAAGAGGCATACGAATTTGACCAGGTTGTGGTTGGCGGAGCAGTTCCAAAGAATTTCTTCCCGGCAGTGGAAAAAGGAATTCAGGAATCTGTATTAAGCGGACCACTTGCAGCATATCCGGTTGTCGGTGTGAAAGCGGTACTCTATGATGGTTCTTATCATCCGGTAGATTCCTCAGAGCTTGCATTTAAGATGGCAACCAGACAGGCGTTTAAGAAAGGATTTCTTGAAGCATCCCCGGTATTGTTAGAGCCGATTGCAAATCTGAAAGTAACGGTTCCGGATTCGTACACCGGAGATATCATGGGAGATTTGAACAAACGCCGGGGCAGAGTGCTTGGCATGAATCCAGACAACAACGGATATCAGGTGATTGAGGCAGATATCCCAATGATGGAGCTGTTTGGTTACAATACCAACTTACGTTCCATGACAGGCGGAAGCGGTGTTTATAGTTACGAATTTGTACGTTATGAGCAGGCACCGGAAGATGTCGCAAAGAAAGAGATAGAAGCGAGAGCAAGTAAACTGACAACAGAAGAAGACAGTTAA
- a CDS encoding InlB B-repeat-containing protein: MRIRREFVAIFCVIAFLISDPEVARACMIGENAYMTWDTSSKIDLFAGMDASKVHVIYELNGGMNNRKNVSSFQAEDLPFTFAVPVKEGYNFAGWYSDISYHHKVTELNEKNAQNMVLFAKWTKVIDSNYNVEMYSYQTSSLSKGSCKELKDCSYGFLQDVAIPGMPSTRENDYREQLISSGSQCPQGICFTPDYLLVTSYTEKDDVLGSLLVFDVKTGEYLVTLGMKSKSHLGGITFDGENVWVCHSNSNTLERISYEFIQRIAQSKPGCLIDASALSDEYKIANTPSCITFYGDRLWVATHTKYLNSKMVSYSYDKETDSLTSLSTYKIPSKVQGVAFDSNGTVYLSTSYGREKSSYLKVYDSLLQMSKKPNNPEQKVEMPPCSEELALVDGNLYVLFESAGEKYLEGTDGNGKSISPIDKVLTVTVASIF; this comes from the coding sequence ATGCGGATTCGAAGAGAATTTGTTGCGATATTTTGTGTTATTGCATTTCTGATTAGCGACCCGGAAGTGGCAAGAGCGTGTATGATAGGGGAAAATGCGTATATGACCTGGGATACCAGTTCCAAGATTGATCTTTTTGCAGGAATGGATGCGTCAAAGGTGCATGTGATTTATGAATTGAATGGCGGCATGAATAACCGCAAAAATGTTTCCTCCTTTCAAGCCGAAGATTTACCGTTTACGTTTGCAGTACCAGTCAAGGAAGGTTACAATTTCGCAGGCTGGTATTCTGACATCAGTTATCACCATAAAGTGACAGAATTAAATGAAAAGAATGCACAGAATATGGTGCTGTTTGCAAAATGGACCAAAGTGATTGACAGCAATTATAATGTGGAGATGTATTCCTATCAGACCAGCAGTCTTTCCAAAGGAAGCTGCAAGGAATTAAAAGACTGCTCCTATGGATTCCTGCAGGATGTAGCAATCCCTGGAATGCCGTCCACAAGAGAAAATGATTACAGGGAACAGTTAATCAGCAGTGGTAGCCAGTGTCCGCAGGGAATCTGTTTTACACCGGATTATCTGTTGGTGACCTCCTACACAGAAAAGGATGATGTGTTAGGCTCTTTGCTGGTATTTGATGTAAAAACCGGGGAATATCTTGTAACACTTGGGATGAAGAGTAAAAGCCATCTGGGCGGCATTACATTTGACGGAGAAAATGTCTGGGTCTGTCACTCGAATTCGAACACCTTAGAGCGTATCTCGTATGAGTTTATTCAAAGAATCGCACAGTCAAAGCCGGGATGCCTGATTGATGCATCTGCGTTAAGCGATGAATATAAGATTGCAAACACTCCATCCTGCATTACGTTTTATGGAGACCGTCTTTGGGTGGCAACGCATACAAAATACTTAAATTCCAAAATGGTTTCTTACAGCTATGACAAAGAGACGGATTCGCTTACCTCCTTAAGTACGTATAAGATTCCAAGCAAGGTTCAGGGGGTTGCATTTGACTCAAACGGTACCGTTTATCTTAGTACCTCATATGGAAGAGAAAAATCATCTTATTTGAAAGTCTATGATTCCCTCCTTCAGATGTCAAAGAAGCCAAACAATCCAGAGCAGAAAGTAGAAATGCCGCCTTGTTCCGAGGAACTGGCGCTTGTAGATGGAAATCTTTACGTGTTGTTTGAATCGGCTGGAGAGAAGTATTTAGAGGGAACAGATGGCAATGGCAAAAGTATTTCGCCGATTGATAAAGTTTTAACAGTGACTGTGGCATCTATTTTTTAA
- a CDS encoding chorion class high-cysteine HCB protein 13 has translation MSDLAATNCGCGGCNEGGCNSILWIILLLCCCNGNGGCGNSGNGCGCGDNLWIVILLLCCCNGNGNGIGCF, from the coding sequence ATGAGTGATTTAGCTGCAACAAACTGTGGATGTGGTGGTTGTAATGAAGGAGGATGCAATTCCATTTTATGGATTATCCTTTTGCTTTGCTGCTGTAATGGAAATGGAGGATGTGGAAACTCCGGCAATGGATGTGGTTGTGGTGACAACTTATGGATCGTCATTCTTTTACTCTGCTGCTGTAACGGAAACGGTAACGGAATCGGCTGTTTCTAA
- a CDS encoding 2-isopropylmalate synthase codes for MREVVMNNKTNLLQLEEHFYQLADVKEPNVFHNLFPYEEIPKIAFNDRIVPHNMPEEIWITDTTFRDGQQSRAPYTTDQIVTIYDYLHKLGGPKGLVRQSEFFLYSKKDRDAVYKCLERGYKFPEVTSWIRASKQDFQLVKDIGLRETGILVSCSDYHIFYKMKMTRREVMNLYLSVIRECLETGISPRCHLEDITRSDIYGFVIPFCVELMKLMDEYKIPIKIRACDTMGYGVNFPGAVIPRSVPGIIYGLTTHAGVPSELIEWHGHNDFYKAVNNSTTAWLYGASGVNCSLFGIGERTGNTPLEAMVFEYAQLKGTLDGMDTTVITELAEYFEKELGYVQPSRTPFVGSNFNVTRAGIHADGLLKNEEIYNIFDTGKFLNRPPLVSVSNTSGLAGIAHWINTYYHLPKEKWVDKNSELVKLVKVWVDKQYDDGRVTVLTDQELVEEIQKCCKKLDITL; via the coding sequence ATGAGAGAAGTAGTAATGAACAACAAGACCAATCTTCTTCAGTTAGAAGAGCACTTTTATCAGTTAGCAGATGTAAAAGAGCCAAATGTTTTCCATAATCTGTTCCCGTATGAAGAGATTCCGAAAATTGCGTTCAACGACAGAATTGTGCCTCATAACATGCCGGAGGAAATCTGGATTACCGATACCACATTCCGTGATGGTCAGCAGTCAAGAGCTCCATACACGACAGACCAGATTGTGACAATCTATGATTATCTTCATAAATTAGGCGGCCCAAAGGGACTGGTTCGTCAGAGCGAATTCTTTTTATATAGTAAAAAAGACCGTGATGCCGTGTACAAATGTCTGGAGCGCGGCTATAAGTTCCCAGAGGTAACAAGCTGGATTCGTGCAAGCAAACAGGATTTCCAGTTAGTAAAAGACATCGGACTTCGTGAGACCGGTATTTTAGTAAGCTGTTCCGATTATCACATTTTCTATAAGATGAAAATGACGCGTAGAGAGGTTATGAACCTTTACTTAAGTGTCATTCGTGAGTGTCTGGAGACCGGAATCAGTCCAAGATGTCATTTGGAGGATATCACAAGATCCGATATTTACGGATTTGTTATCCCATTCTGTGTAGAACTTATGAAACTGATGGACGAATACAAGATTCCAATCAAGATTCGTGCCTGCGATACCATGGGTTATGGTGTAAACTTCCCTGGTGCCGTGATCCCACGAAGTGTTCCAGGAATCATCTATGGCCTTACCACACATGCAGGTGTTCCATCGGAATTGATTGAATGGCATGGACATAACGATTTCTACAAGGCAGTCAACAACTCTACGACAGCATGGCTTTACGGTGCAAGCGGCGTCAACTGTTCCTTATTTGGAATTGGAGAGCGAACCGGTAACACACCGCTGGAGGCTATGGTATTTGAGTATGCGCAGTTAAAAGGTACGCTTGATGGAATGGATACCACAGTCATCACAGAGCTTGCAGAATACTTTGAAAAAGAATTGGGTTATGTACAGCCAAGCAGAACACCGTTTGTCGGAAGCAACTTTAATGTGACAAGAGCCGGAATTCATGCCGACGGTCTTTTGAAAAATGAAGAGATTTACAATATTTTTGATACCGGAAAATTCTTAAACCGTCCACCACTTGTATCCGTATCCAATACTTCTGGATTAGCTGGAATTGCACATTGGATTAATACCTATTATCATCTTCCAAAAGAAAAATGGGTTGACAAGAATTCAGAATTGGTTAAATTAGTAAAGGTATGGGTTGACAAGCAGTATGATGACGGACGAGTTACGGTACTTACCGATCAAGAGCTTGTAGAAGAGATTCAAAAATGTTGCAAGAAATTAGATATTACGTTATAA
- a CDS encoding GntR family transcriptional regulator, whose product MGEDNYSLSARVFHTLREDILSGKYHMDEELKEKSIGEELGVSRTPVREALRQLELEGLVTIIPNKGAYVVGISKKDIQDIYEIRSRLEGLCARWAAANLTKEQLDDLEENIYLAEFHAAKGNYEQVVELDNKFHDILYTACGSRELRHVLTDFHHYVQRVRKITLAEPQRAVESNEEHRKIVDALKKKDADMAEKLANQHMGNTVRNMDHYGWDNLLK is encoded by the coding sequence ATGGGTGAAGACAACTATTCTCTGAGTGCTCGTGTTTTTCATACCTTACGTGAAGATATTTTATCTGGAAAATATCATATGGATGAAGAACTGAAAGAGAAATCGATTGGGGAGGAACTTGGTGTAAGCAGAACACCAGTTCGAGAAGCGCTTCGCCAACTGGAATTAGAAGGTCTTGTCACAATTATTCCGAATAAAGGAGCTTATGTCGTTGGAATTTCTAAAAAAGATATTCAGGATATCTATGAAATCCGTTCCAGACTGGAAGGACTTTGTGCAAGATGGGCGGCTGCAAACCTCACCAAAGAGCAGTTAGATGACTTAGAAGAGAATATTTACCTTGCAGAGTTTCACGCTGCAAAGGGCAATTATGAACAGGTTGTAGAACTTGACAACAAGTTTCACGATATTTTATATACGGCATGTGGAAGCCGTGAGTTAAGACACGTATTGACTGATTTTCACCATTACGTGCAGCGGGTAAGAAAAATCACATTGGCGGAACCGCAGCGTGCGGTAGAATCCAATGAGGAACACCGTAAGATTGTGGATGCTTTAAAGAAAAAAGATGCGGATATGGCAGAAAAGCTTGCCAACCAGCATATGGGAAACACGGTTCGCAATATGGATCATTACGGATGGGACAACTTATTAAAGTAA
- a CDS encoding NADP-dependent isocitrate dehydrogenase: protein MEKIKMTTPLVEMDGDEMTRILWKMIKDELLTPFIDLKTEYYDLGLEYRNETNDQVTIDSANATKKYGVAVKCATITPNAARMTEYNLKEMWKSPNGTIRAMLDGTVFRAPIVVKGIEPNVKTWKKPITIARHAYGDVYKASEMKIPGPGKCELVYTDENGNETRELIHNFTGAGVVQGQHNLCNSIESFAKSCFNYALDTKQDLWFATKDTISKKYDHTFKDIFQEIFDAEYKEKFEKAGITYFYTLIDDAVARVMKSEGGYIWACKNYDGDVMSDMISSAFGSLAMMTSVLVSPDGYYEYEAAHGTVQRHYYKHLKGEETSTNSVATIFAWTGALRKRGELDGNQALSDFADALEKACIQTIESGKMTKDLALITTIEHPTVLNSEGFIKAIRETLTGILEA, encoded by the coding sequence ATGGAAAAAATTAAAATGACAACCCCATTAGTAGAGATGGACGGAGATGAAATGACAAGAATTCTTTGGAAAATGATCAAAGATGAATTGCTCACTCCATTTATTGACTTGAAGACAGAATATTATGATTTAGGTCTTGAGTATCGAAACGAAACAAATGATCAGGTTACGATTGATTCTGCCAACGCAACAAAGAAATATGGTGTTGCTGTAAAATGTGCGACCATCACACCAAATGCAGCCAGAATGACAGAATATAATTTGAAAGAAATGTGGAAGAGTCCAAACGGAACCATCCGTGCCATGTTAGACGGAACCGTATTCCGTGCACCTATCGTTGTAAAAGGAATCGAGCCAAACGTAAAGACATGGAAGAAACCAATCACTATCGCGCGTCATGCATACGGTGATGTATACAAGGCAAGTGAGATGAAGATTCCGGGACCAGGAAAATGTGAACTTGTCTATACCGATGAGAACGGAAATGAGACTCGTGAATTAATTCACAATTTCACGGGCGCAGGTGTTGTTCAGGGACAGCATAACTTATGCAATTCCATCGAAAGTTTTGCAAAGAGCTGTTTCAACTATGCACTCGATACCAAACAGGATTTATGGTTTGCAACAAAAGATACCATTTCCAAAAAATATGACCATACGTTTAAAGATATTTTCCAGGAAATCTTTGATGCAGAATACAAAGAAAAATTCGAAAAAGCCGGCATTACGTACTTCTATACTTTGATTGATGATGCAGTGGCACGTGTCATGAAATCCGAAGGCGGCTATATCTGGGCATGTAAAAACTATGACGGTGATGTAATGAGCGACATGATTTCCAGCGCATTCGGTTCTCTTGCGATGATGACATCCGTATTGGTATCTCCAGATGGATATTACGAGTACGAAGCTGCACATGGTACCGTTCAGCGTCATTACTACAAACATTTAAAAGGAGAAGAGACTTCTACCAACTCCGTAGCAACGATTTTTGCATGGACAGGAGCACTTCGAAAACGTGGTGAACTCGATGGCAATCAGGCACTTTCCGATTTTGCAGATGCATTGGAAAAAGCTTGTATTCAGACAATCGAGTCCGGAAAGATGACCAAGGACTTAGCACTTATTACAACGATTGAACATCCAACTGTGTTAAACAGCGAAGGATTTATCAAAGCAATCCGCGAAACATTGACAGGAATTCTTGAAGCCTAG
- a CDS encoding ABC transporter ATP-binding protein: MVLSCQNISKSYGTDEILKKVSFGIEANEKAAIVGINGAGKSTLLKIMMQEIQADEGEVILAKDKTIGYLAQYQDVSGHRTIKEEVLEAKKELIEMEEQLRKMESLMNELSGEELEYHLNAYHKLNEEFELAGGYAYKSEVTGILKGLGFLEEEFDKKMESLSGGQKTRVSLGKLLVTKPDVLLLDEPTNHLDIESIRWLEGFLMNYKGAVVIVSHDRYFLDRVVTKVVELFQHKATVFLGNYSEYAKKKAKVREDLLKQYYNQQREIKHQEEVITKLRSFNREKSIRRAESREKMLDKIEWIEKPTEENADIKIVLEPNVVSGNDVLTVEHLSKSYPSRHLFSDLSFEIKRGERVALIGNNGTGKTTILKIINQLIEADAGSVTLGSNVSIGYYDQEHQVLSHEKTIFEEISDDYPNLTQTQIRNVLAAFLFTEDDVFKRIADLSGGERGRVSLAKLMLSDANFLILDEPTNHLDITSKEILESALNQYTGTVFFVSHDRYFINKTATRIIELTGETLVNYIGNYDYYLEKRDELTEKFVKKPEEAAQTVEKDSEQKTDWKAQKAKQAQIRKIENALKKAEDEIAFLEGEIEQIDTECAKPENATNSAKLGELTTKQNQYRERLETLYEEWENLSMQL, translated from the coding sequence ATGGTATTATCCTGTCAAAATATTTCAAAGTCCTATGGGACGGATGAAATCCTAAAAAAAGTAAGCTTTGGAATTGAAGCAAATGAAAAAGCGGCAATCGTTGGCATTAACGGTGCCGGAAAATCGACACTTCTTAAAATCATGATGCAGGAAATTCAAGCAGATGAGGGAGAAGTGATTCTTGCAAAAGATAAGACAATCGGTTACCTTGCACAGTATCAGGACGTATCCGGACACCGCACAATCAAAGAGGAAGTTCTTGAAGCAAAGAAGGAACTGATTGAGATGGAGGAGCAGCTTCGCAAGATGGAGTCTTTGATGAACGAACTCTCCGGTGAAGAATTAGAATATCACTTAAATGCGTACCATAAGCTCAACGAAGAATTTGAACTTGCAGGCGGTTATGCCTATAAAAGCGAAGTAACCGGAATTTTAAAGGGACTTGGTTTTTTAGAGGAAGAGTTTGATAAAAAGATGGAATCTTTATCAGGTGGACAAAAGACGAGGGTTTCCCTTGGTAAACTGCTTGTGACAAAGCCGGATGTCCTTTTGTTAGACGAGCCGACCAACCACCTGGATATTGAATCCATCCGCTGGTTAGAAGGATTTTTGATGAATTACAAAGGAGCGGTTGTCATTGTCTCCCATGACCGTTACTTTTTAGACCGTGTGGTTACAAAAGTAGTTGAATTGTTCCAGCATAAGGCGACCGTTTTCCTTGGAAATTACAGCGAATATGCGAAGAAAAAGGCAAAAGTCCGCGAGGATTTGTTAAAGCAGTATTACAACCAGCAGCGTGAAATCAAGCACCAGGAGGAAGTGATTACAAAACTTCGCTCTTTTAACCGCGAGAAGTCGATTCGCCGTGCAGAAAGCCGCGAAAAGATGCTAGATAAGATAGAATGGATTGAGAAGCCGACGGAAGAAAATGCCGATATCAAGATTGTGTTAGAGCCCAATGTTGTGAGTGGAAACGATGTGTTGACCGTCGAACATCTTTCAAAATCCTACCCGTCAAGACACCTGTTCTCCGATTTATCTTTTGAAATCAAGCGTGGGGAACGGGTAGCACTGATTGGAAATAACGGAACCGGAAAGACGACGATACTAAAGATTATCAACCAGTTAATCGAGGCAGATGCTGGAAGTGTTACACTAGGCTCAAATGTTTCCATCGGCTATTACGACCAGGAACATCAGGTCTTATCGCATGAGAAAACCATTTTTGAAGAGATATCAGACGATTATCCAAACCTTACCCAGACACAGATTCGAAATGTCTTAGCGGCATTTTTGTTTACGGAAGATGACGTGTTTAAGCGGATTGCGGATTTAAGTGGTGGTGAGCGAGGACGTGTCTCTTTGGCAAAATTAATGCTCTCGGATGCAAACTTTTTGATTTTGGATGAGCCGACTAACCATTTGGATATTACCTCAAAAGAAATTTTAGAGTCCGCATTAAATCAATATACCGGAACGGTATTTTTCGTCTCCCATGATCGTTATTTTATTAACAAAACAGCGACAAGAATCATCGAATTAACCGGGGAAACACTGGTCAATTACATTGGAAATTATGATTATTATCTGGAAAAAAGAGACGAGCTGACTGAGAAATTTGTAAAGAAACCAGAGGAAGCAGCGCAGACAGTTGAAAAAGACAGCGAGCAAAAAACGGACTGGAAGGCACAAAAGGCAAAGCAGGCACAAATCCGAAAAATTGAGAATGCGCTAAAGAAGGCGGAGGATGAGATTGCGTTCTTAGAGGGCGAGATTGAACAGATTGATACGGAGTGTGCAAAACCGGAAAATGCGACAAACTCTGCAAAGCTAGGAGAACTTACCACAAAGCAAAATCAGTACAGGGAACGTCTGGAAACCTTATATGAAGAATGGGAAAACCTGTCAATGCAATTATAA
- a CDS encoding redox-sensing transcriptional repressor Rex yields MEEKEISQAVIRRMPRYYRYLGELLDDGVERISSNDLSKRMNVTASQIRQDLNNFGGFGQQGYGYNVKYLYEEIGKILGLNQQHNIIVIGAGNLGQALANYTKFSKLGFIITALFDVNPALDGVTVRGIKVHMLNELEEFCKNNKVDIAALTMPKEKADAIANRLVDLGIHAIWNFAHVDLELIDKDVVVENVHLSDSLMQLSYNIVKNKKEKE; encoded by the coding sequence ATGGAAGAAAAAGAGATTTCACAGGCAGTTATTCGAAGAATGCCAAGATATTACCGTTACCTTGGTGAATTGTTAGATGATGGAGTGGAGCGTATTTCATCAAATGATTTGAGCAAAAGAATGAATGTGACAGCGTCACAGATCAGACAGGATTTAAATAACTTTGGTGGTTTTGGTCAGCAGGGTTATGGATACAATGTAAAGTACCTATACGAAGAGATTGGAAAGATTTTAGGACTGAACCAGCAGCATAATATCATTGTGATTGGTGCCGGTAATTTAGGTCAGGCGCTTGCTAATTACACCAAATTTTCCAAACTTGGGTTTATCATTACCGCATTATTTGATGTAAATCCAGCATTGGACGGTGTTACCGTTCGCGGAATTAAGGTTCACATGTTAAATGAACTGGAAGAGTTTTGCAAGAACAATAAAGTTGATATTGCAGCACTTACCATGCCAAAAGAAAAGGCAGATGCCATTGCAAATCGTCTTGTGGATTTGGGAATTCATGCAATCTGGAATTTCGCACATGTTGATCTTGAATTAATCGATAAAGATGTAGTTGTAGAGAACGTTCATTTATCAGACAGCTTAATGCAGTTATCCTACAATATTGTAAAGAACAAAAAAGAAAAGGAATAA